The following are encoded together in the Microbacterium hatanonis genome:
- a CDS encoding nuclear transport factor 2 family protein, with translation MDEISRAANSAIEQLELELIVRDFITVLNEGSTRELHAFLADDIRYQPSAERTICGRSAVVSMIEDIKHTFEEWRTSMVSVAVTGDVVLAEQSLVLRLPGCRPHLVMGFASFRLESSRIAAWHQIHA, from the coding sequence ATGGATGAGATCTCACGCGCCGCGAACTCCGCCATCGAGCAGCTCGAGCTCGAACTGATCGTGCGCGACTTCATCACCGTCCTCAACGAGGGCTCGACGCGCGAACTGCACGCGTTCCTGGCTGATGACATCCGCTATCAGCCTTCGGCCGAGCGCACGATCTGCGGACGCTCTGCGGTGGTCTCGATGATCGAAGACATCAAGCACACCTTCGAGGAGTGGCGCACCTCCATGGTGAGCGTGGCTGTCACGGGCGACGTCGTCCTCGCCGAGCAGTCGTTGGTCCTTCGGCTCCCCGGCTGCCGACCCCACCTCGTCATGGGCTTCGCGAGCTTCCGCCTGGAGAGCTCGCGTATCGCCGCCTGGCACCAGATCCACGCCTAG